The proteins below come from a single Streptomyces sp. B3I8 genomic window:
- a CDS encoding ATP-binding protein, with amino-acid sequence MLSKWCRAFPGLAEEVTHARHFVASLLAERGPVDDAVLIVSELATNAVRHSLSGSAGGWFLVIVGFGHDLIRLEVVDQGGPCVPHLCDVTNQEEGGRGLLLIAACAKDWGVKDWPDGRSVWAELAREGA; translated from the coding sequence ATGCTCTCCAAGTGGTGCCGTGCCTTCCCTGGTCTCGCCGAGGAGGTGACCCACGCCCGTCACTTCGTGGCCTCCCTGCTCGCCGAACGGGGCCCCGTCGACGATGCCGTCCTGATCGTGAGTGAGCTGGCGACCAATGCCGTGCGGCACTCGCTGAGCGGTTCGGCCGGCGGCTGGTTCCTCGTGATCGTCGGCTTCGGTCACGACCTGATCCGCCTTGAGGTGGTCGACCAGGGCGGCCCCTGTGTGCCGCATCTGTGCGACGTCACCAATCAGGAGGAGGGCGGGCGCGGGCTGCTGCTCATCGCCGCCTGTGCGAAGGACTGGGGAGTCAAGGACTGGCCCGACGGCCGTTCGGTCTGGGCCGAGTTGGCGCGGGAGGGCGCGTGA
- a CDS encoding Scr1 family TA system antitoxin-like transcriptional regulator: MLRAEAGLTGAALAQRAGVGQPTVSKVETGRMVPSLDVLDRLLGALGLDESTAREVRDLLAAVATAADSGQPADNGAPVGAAVDEEVRSARLVRSFQCVILPAMLQSAEYARHVFEGVPGSTPEAVGRAVAGRDFRAAERAV, from the coding sequence ATGCTGCGGGCAGAGGCCGGCCTGACGGGTGCTGCCCTGGCGCAGCGTGCTGGTGTGGGGCAGCCGACCGTGTCCAAGGTCGAGACGGGGCGCATGGTTCCGAGTCTCGATGTGCTCGACCGGCTTTTGGGTGCCCTCGGCCTTGATGAGTCGACGGCTCGTGAGGTGCGTGACCTCCTGGCCGCTGTGGCCACTGCTGCGGACTCTGGCCAACCGGCAGACAACGGGGCCCCCGTCGGTGCGGCCGTTGACGAAGAGGTTCGGTCCGCTCGGCTGGTGCGGTCGTTTCAGTGCGTCATCCTGCCCGCCATGCTCCAGAGCGCGGAGTACGCCCGTCACGTCTTCGAGGGTGTGCCGGGCTCGACGCCTGAGGCGGTCGGGCGTGCTGTTGCTGGCCGTGACTTTCGAGCGGCAGAGCGTGCTGTATGA
- a CDS encoding Scr1 family TA system antitoxin-like transcriptional regulator: protein MLLLAVTFERQSVLYEPGRESVFVLTEAVLRTWPGTPALMLAQLDRLLAVESLSTVRLGVVPWRRPVPVLPRHGFRLCDRRAVVVEAFDRERVSVDSAEVAAYEESFARFEGAAVFGGEVRELLLRMMTEFRELGDTVTP, encoded by the coding sequence GTGCTGTTGCTGGCCGTGACTTTCGAGCGGCAGAGCGTGCTGTATGAGCCGGGGCGGGAATCGGTGTTCGTGCTGACGGAAGCGGTGTTGCGGACGTGGCCGGGGACGCCTGCGTTGATGCTCGCCCAACTCGACCGGCTGCTGGCCGTTGAGAGTCTGAGTACAGTCCGGCTCGGGGTTGTGCCCTGGCGTCGGCCGGTGCCGGTGTTGCCCCGGCATGGGTTCAGGCTGTGCGACCGGCGGGCGGTCGTGGTGGAGGCGTTCGACCGTGAGCGGGTGTCGGTGGACTCCGCTGAGGTGGCCGCGTACGAGGAGTCGTTCGCTCGGTTCGAGGGGGCGGCGGTCTTCGGTGGCGAGGTGCGAGAGCTGCTGTTGCGGATGATGACGGAGTTCCGGGAGCTGGGAGACACCGTCACCCCATAG
- a CDS encoding integrase, translating into MRTALATLPAGPDRENEDFAAAAPGVAVLLDGAGVGGAETGCTHGVAWFSSTLGALLLRSITAYPVRPLAECLADSIGLVRSLHEGTCDLAYRASPTSTVVAARVGAGALEYLVLGDSSLLLADRDGGTTVVTDRRLDEVGKRLRGPVDELPTGSPEHAAALAEYRDALTGLRNRPDGFWIAGPDPGVVEHAVTGTVPLGSLASATLLSDGATRLVDRFELSDWEETLALLSSSGPDELIRRVREAEAGDPDGRRWPRGKARDDATVLHWVLS; encoded by the coding sequence GTGAGGACTGCCCTCGCCACACTGCCCGCCGGCCCCGACAGGGAGAACGAGGACTTCGCCGCCGCCGCTCCCGGTGTCGCCGTCCTCCTCGACGGGGCCGGCGTCGGCGGGGCGGAGACCGGATGCACGCACGGCGTCGCCTGGTTCTCCTCGACGCTCGGGGCCTTGCTGCTGCGCAGCATCACCGCGTACCCCGTCCGGCCGCTCGCCGAGTGTCTGGCCGACTCCATCGGCCTCGTCCGGTCCTTGCATGAGGGCACGTGCGATCTGGCGTACCGGGCCAGTCCCACCAGTACGGTCGTCGCCGCACGTGTCGGCGCGGGAGCTCTGGAGTACCTCGTCCTCGGTGACTCCTCCCTGCTCCTGGCCGACCGGGACGGCGGTACGACCGTGGTCACCGACCGGCGCCTGGACGAGGTCGGCAAGCGGCTGCGCGGGCCGGTCGACGAGCTGCCTACCGGCTCGCCCGAGCATGCCGCCGCGCTCGCCGAGTACCGCGATGCGCTGACCGGGCTCCGGAATCGGCCGGATGGCTTCTGGATCGCCGGTCCTGATCCAGGGGTGGTAGAACACGCAGTGACGGGGACGGTTCCGCTGGGATCGCTGGCGTCCGCGACGTTGCTGAGCGACGGGGCTACGCGGCTTGTCGACCGCTTCGAACTCTCCGACTGGGAAGAGACGTTGGCGCTCCTCAGCTCCTCCGGGCCGGATGAGCTGATCCGGCGCGTGCGTGAGGCTGAGGCCGGCGACCCTGACGGACGGCGCTGGCCGCGAGGGAAGGCGCGCGACGACGCGACGGTCCTTCACTGGGTGCTGTCGTAG
- a CDS encoding sigma factor-like helix-turn-helix DNA-binding protein codes for MSDELQRIMAIDDPYLLLREVTTRLADAQQEVTELARLRRRVVQDLHAQGLSYAQIAEKAGLSRGRIHQIRHTGPAPEGAFLGRGAVTVATPLRRDDERGRTVVAVDDVSSGKRLEDLARSYGLGVTSEHVPVTGEIDLNREGLVVVCGPRMSQEMWDTYAQDPVLRWERAEDGPWTVVDRRTGAVHRSGQDSDPARPYDVGYLGRLSRPDGGGSLLAIAGIHTQGSLGVVQLLANDLNALWGQVGDRRFSTLVGVEYDPETSEPQSVELLCPLYRHDEEASS; via the coding sequence ATGTCGGACGAGCTGCAACGGATCATGGCGATTGATGATCCGTACCTGCTCCTGCGTGAGGTCACGACCCGGCTGGCCGACGCACAGCAGGAGGTGACAGAGCTGGCCCGCCTCCGTCGGCGTGTGGTGCAGGACCTGCACGCGCAAGGGCTGTCGTACGCGCAGATCGCCGAGAAGGCCGGCCTGAGCCGCGGGCGCATTCACCAGATCCGCCATACCGGCCCGGCGCCGGAAGGGGCTTTCCTCGGCCGGGGCGCTGTCACCGTTGCCACTCCGCTGCGGCGTGACGACGAACGCGGGCGGACGGTCGTCGCCGTGGACGACGTCAGTTCCGGCAAGCGGCTGGAGGACCTGGCGCGCTCGTATGGCCTCGGCGTCACCTCGGAACATGTGCCGGTTACAGGTGAGATCGACCTCAATCGTGAGGGCCTGGTCGTCGTCTGCGGCCCGCGCATGTCTCAGGAGATGTGGGACACCTACGCGCAAGATCCGGTGCTGCGCTGGGAGCGCGCGGAAGACGGGCCCTGGACAGTGGTGGACCGCCGGACCGGCGCCGTGCATCGTTCGGGACAGGACAGTGATCCGGCCCGGCCGTACGACGTCGGATACCTCGGCCGGCTGTCGCGCCCGGACGGTGGCGGCTCGCTGCTCGCCATCGCCGGCATTCACACGCAAGGCTCCCTCGGTGTCGTGCAGCTGCTCGCCAACGACCTCAACGCGCTGTGGGGACAGGTGGGGGACCGCCGGTTCTCCACGCTGGTGGGCGTCGAGTACGACCCGGAGACCAGCGAACCGCAGTCCGTCGAACTTCTCTGCCCGCTCTACCGGCACGACGAAGAGGCGTCCTCGTGA